CAGAAAAAAATATCCTTCTGCCACTTTTCAAATATTCATATCTGATACAAAAGATGTTGTTACAAAGATAATGAAACACGAACTGCTGTTAGGAGTTGTGGGATCAAAATTTATTAACAAGGAGATAAATTATATCCCATTTATGGATGATGAGCTGATTGTAATCGCATCACCGCATTTTGGCATAAAAAAGAACATATCTCTCGGCGAATTGATAAAGTTTCCATTGATTATGCGGGAAGAAGGTTCCGGCACAAGAAGAGAATTTGAAAAGTTTCTGGATAGCAAGGGAATAAGTATTGACAGACTGAATATTACAGGGTTTTTCAATTCAACTGATGCTGTTAAACAGGCTGTTAAGGCCGGACTTGGTATTTCTGTTATTTCAAGAATAGCTGTTGCTGACGAACTGAAGACCAAACTTCTAAAGGAAGCAAAGCTGGATGATTTTAAAATAAAAAGAAATTTTTATTTGATTACACATAAGAAAAGGACTATTCCCAAAATCTATAATATATTTATGGATTATATCTCCAGACAAAAATAAAAAATGGCAGACCGTTGAAACGGTCTGCCATTTTAGATTCAGCTGATATTATTATTCCATGCTGCCGTAAGAATGCAGTCCTGAAAGCAGGAGGTTAACGCCTAGATAAGTAAAGATGACAATA
Above is a genomic segment from Nitrospiraceae bacterium containing:
- a CDS encoding LysR family transcriptional regulator; its protein translation is MDIHHLKIFLSVYKSKSFSKASELVSLTQPTISEHIKKLETDLNCRLFDRMGKTIIPTKEADMLYNFATEIVEKAGNFKDALKNYKGKITGELAVGASSIPGTYILPRVIGLFRKKYPSATFQIFISDTKDVVTKIMKHELLLGVVGSKFINKEINYIPFMDDELIVIASPHFGIKKNISLGELIKFPLIMREEGSGTRREFEKFLDSKGISIDRLNITGFFNSTDAVKQAVKAGLGISVISRIAVADELKTKLLKEAKLDDFKIKRNFYLITHKKRTIPKIYNIFMDYISRQK